A genomic region of Ictidomys tridecemlineatus isolate mIctTri1 chromosome 10, mIctTri1.hap1, whole genome shotgun sequence contains the following coding sequences:
- the LOC144367649 gene encoding olfactory receptor 2AE1-like produces MWLRNQMSLADFMLKGLFDDSPTHLFHFCLTMVVYLVALSGNTLTILLICVYRGLHTPMYFLLSQLSHMDLMHICTTIPKMATNYLSGSKSMSFLGCATQHFLYLSLGGAECLLLALMSYDRYVAICHPLRYTVLMSRKVALMMALTSWLGASLKSLIHTVILMHFPFCGSRKMYHFYCEYPAVVKLVCGDVTVYETTVYICSIMLLLLPIILVSTSYGFILHSVIEMRSSGSKRNAFATCGSHFIVVSLWFGACIFSYMRPRSQRTPLQDKVGSVFYSIITPTLNPLIYTLQNKDVAKALRRVLRRGIITQ; encoded by the coding sequence ATGTGGCTGAGGAATCAGATGTCTCTGGCAGACTTCATGCTTAAAGGGCTCTTCGATGACTCCCCGACCCACCTTTTCCATTTCTGCCTGACCATGGTGGTCTACCTTGTTGCGCTGAGTGGCAACaccctcaccatcctcctcatctGTGTGTATCGTGGGcttcacacccccatgtacttcctgctcagccagcTCTCCCACATGGACCTGATGCACATCTGCACAACCATCCCCAAGATGGCTACCAACTACCTGTCTGGCAGTAAGTCCATGTCCTTCCTGGGCTGTGCCACCCAGCACttcctctatttgtctctgggtgGCGCTGAGTGTCTTCTGCTAGCTCTCATGTCCTATGACAGGTATGTTGCCATCTGTCATCCTCTGCGTTACACTGTGCTCATGAGCAGGAAGGTGGCACTGATGATGGCCCTCACCTCATGGTTGGGGGCATCTCTGAAATCCCTAATTCACACAGTCATCTTGATGCACTTTCCCTTCTGTGGATCTCGGAAAATGTACCACTTCTACTGTGAGTATCCAGCTGTTGTAAAGTTGGTATGTGGTGATGTCACCGTCTATGAGACCACAGTGTATATTTGTAGCATcatgcttctcctcctccccatcatcCTGGTTTCTACATCCTATGGCTTCATCCTGCACAGTGTCATTGAGATGCGTTCATCTGGGAGTAAAAGAAATGCTTTTGCCACTTGTGGCTCCCACTTCATTGTGGTCTCTCTCTGGTTTGGTGCCTGCATCTTCTCATACATGAGGCCCAGGTCCCAGCGCACTCCACTGCAAGACAAAGTTGGTTCTGTGTTCTATAGCATCATTACTCCCACACTGAATCCTCTGATTTATACTCTCCAGAATAAGGATGTAGCTAAGGCTCTGAGGAGAGTGTTGAGGAGAGGTATTATCACCCAATGA